The genomic region GAATGCTCGATCTGGTTTCGCCATTTTATCCTGTTGTAAAAGCAGATTACGAATTGAGCTATTCAGAAATGGATGATGCCATCGAGCCTGAATGGGCCAAGCTCAATTCCGAGCTTTCCGTGAAAGCATTAGGAGGTACAAGACTTAAGAAAAACTTTCACATCGAGTTCTCTCACGTAGGTATTTCCAAGTTCGCTATATCTCAGAACGGTAAAGAAAAAGTGTACTCATGCGAAGTGCGGTAGTCACCTTATTATTTGTGCTTTTTGCATTGCTTGGCCATTCTCAGGAATGGTCGGATAAGGCGCAGTATGATGCCTACATGAAAGGCGATTGGCAGCAGGTGATTGAGCTAGGAAAACTGGCCAGAAAAGCAGGAGCCGATTACTACTATATCCGCGTTCGGAATGGTTATGCCAACTATCAATTGGGTAGGTTTCATCAGGCCGAAAAGGAATTTGAAAAAGCGCTGGAGTTCAATAGTGGCGATGTCTTTTCCAAGCGCTACAGCTACTGGTCTTCTTATTATGCAGGCAATGTTTCCACCGCTTTGGTCAAAAGCGGTCAGATGTCGCCACCGGAGCAAGACACGATTCAAGTAATTAAACCGAAATTCTTCACGGCCATTTCTGCGTTGGGAGGTTACCGCGTGTCCACTTCGCAGAATTTTGTAGGCAACATGCCGTATGTTTCTGCTTACCTCGACCATCAGATCGGGAAGCGAATTACGCTCCATCATGGTGTCAGTTATCTCAACCAAACACGCACTTCTTTTATCAATAGATTGAACTCAACCGTTTGGCAGGTCGGGTATTTGGCCACGGTGGGAATTCAAGTCGCGAAACACACCACCATCGCGCCTTCGTTCGTTATGCAATACTGGCAAACAGATGGCTTTAAGGTTTACGACCTGAGTGCAACCTTAGCGGTCCGTCAGCAATTCGGAAACATGAATACCACACTTATCGGTGGCTATTTCCAAGATACGGACACGACTAAATACATGGTTGGTGGTTCTTTTACCTGGTATCCGCTGCACAACTTGAAATTGTATTCCATCACATCTGGTGGTTACAATTTTGGCGGTGCGGCCCCAAATCCATTCGTGAAGCAAACCATTGGCGGACAGTTGTTCAAAAAAGTTTGGTTGAGTTCATCCTTCAACTGGAATCATCAGGTATTGGTATTTGAAGATATCGGCCTTGATTTTGCCAATAATAGTGTTGACAGATTGAATTGGAAATGGTCACTGAGCCCCGTTTTCTATCCTCTTCCTAAACTTGCGCTTTCTCTGACGTATTCTATCGAATCCCGTCAATATTACCGCTTGGGCGAATTGGGCATTGCCAACATTTCCGATCCGTACAATTTCCACTCATTCTATGTAGGTTTGAACTATAATTTCTGAACATGAAAAACATCGTTTTATTCGCAGTTTGCATCGGTATTTCCTTTGGTAGCTTGGCTCAATCAACTGATCTGCAGGTTGCTTTTAAGAAGAGCTACGCCAACGAGACCAAAAGCGATTTCACAGCTGCTATCAAAGACCTGAAAGCAGTGTATTCCGAAACCTCATACGAAACCAATTTGCGTTTGGGCTGGCTGCATTATTCGGCCGGACTCTTCACCGAATCCATGGCCTATTACACCAAAGCCATCGACCTGATGCCTGCTTCTGTTGAAGCCAAATTCGGCTACGTTTACCCAGCTGCAGCGGTCGGAAATTGGGATCAGGTTAAAAACCAGTATGAGAGCATTCTTCGCATTGATGCCAAGAATTCACAGGCACATTATCGTCTTGGCCTGATCTATTACGGACGGGAAGAATTTGATAAAGCATTGCAGCATTTTCAGGTCGGTTTCAACCTCTATCCATTCGATTACGACTTCAATCTCATGATGGCTTGGACAAGCCTCAAAATGGGTAAAATGCGCGAAGCAAAAGTGCTTTTCAATAAGGTTTTGCTGCTTTCACCAGACGATCAATCAGCCATCGAAGGACTTTCTTTGATAAAGTAATTCAGGGCGTTCCCGATAAAAGATCAGGTCGGGCTGTCCGCTTTATCTTTTTCCCAAAACACGAGGTGGTCATTCTGAGTACCGATTGTCGTAAGCTAATGGCGTATCGAAGAACGATCGAGTGGTTTTGGGAAAAAGGATGCCGCTTCCATCCCTAACGCAGCCCGGTCTGAAACACCTTCGCTTTTTCAAGCCAAAGCCGAATCTGCCACACGCGTATTCGGAGTTTCAATGCTCAAATTCGGAATACGTTCCACATAGCTTGTTTCCAGACTGATATGCCCGAATTCCTCGGTCACTTTGCCACGCAGTTTGTAAATGCCCGGTCCACGGAACGGATAGCGCGTAGCAACATTCGGAAACTGAACGCTATTGATCCATTGCCCTTCTAGGTCGATGAGATTGCCGAAGGTCATGTACTTGCCATCGCTTGTGTGCGTGCCGCGAATGTGAACGCGATAACCGATGATCTCTACCGTTTCGTTCACGCGCTGATGAATTTCAGCTGCGGTTGTGGTCGGCAATCCCGTTCGGTCAATCAAATCGAAAGGCGAAATGGTGACCAGAAAACCTAACAATTCCATTTCATCATACGCGTTTTCGAGTTTGTGATACCAGAGTTCGGGCAATTTGAATTCCTTCACATCGGCATCAAACAACTTCTTTTCTGGTTTAGAAACCTTGGTGTGACCGAGCAGAAAATGAGCATCCCACAGCAGCGCCTTTTTATCCAACCCAGTAAAACGAAGCGCTCCAACTCGGATGAGAATTCGCAACTGTTCCAATGAAATAGGAACACGTTTTGCTACATCGCGTAGGTCTTGAAATACACCATTCTGGTGGCGTTCAATGAGTAACTGTTTCATCGTTCCGGCTTCAAAACCAGCAATCATTTCCAAGCCAATGAAAATGTCCTTTCCGTAGATAGTTGCTCCGCTATTGCTGCGATTCACGCAGGGCAGATTGATGATTGCTCCGTGCATTTTTGCTTCGTGCAAGTAGAGTTCCTGCGAGTAGAAACCGCCACCGTTGTTCACGGTGGCCACCATGTATTCGAGCGGATAATGTGCCTTGAGGAAAAGCGCTTGGAAACTCTCCACGGCATAACTGGCCGAGTGGCCTTTAGCAAAAGCAAAATTTCCGAAACTCATAATCTGTTCCCAGATTTTCTGAATGGTTTCCTGCGGATGACCTTTGGCAATACAATTATTGAAAAACCGGTCTTTGATCTTTCCGAATTCGTTGCGCTCACGGAATTTCCACGACATACCTCTGCGCAGCACATCGGCCTCTTCAAGCGTAAGACCTGCAAAAATGTGCGCCACTTTCAGCACATCTTCCTGGTAGACCATTACGCCAAAAGTGTCGTGCAGAATGGCATACATTTCGGGCAATTCGGCCTCGGCTGCTTTTCGTCTTGCTTCATCCTGAAACCGCAGAATGTACTCGCGCATCATGCCACTTTTAGAAACACCCGGACGAATGATGGAACTGGCCGCCACCAAACGGTTGTAGTCTTCTGCTTTCAATTTTGTGAGCAACATCCGCATGGCGGGCGATTCCACATAGAAGGCACCGACCGTTTTGCCGTGTTTCAGTAGTTTTTTGATGGACGGATCTTCCTTGAAACGTGGAATGTCGTGCACATCCACTTCCACACCTTGGTTCTCCCTGATGATGGAAATAGAATCTTTGATCTTGCCCAAACCGCGCTGTCCGAGAATGTCGAATTTGTGCAATCCTACATCTTCTGCCACGTGCATATCGAACTGCGTGGTAGGAAAACCTTTGGGCGGCAAAAACGTGGCGCTGTACGAATGAATATCGAGTTCGGGAATGAGAATTCCGCTGGAATGCACCGTGGTGTGGTTGGGGAAACTTTGAATTCGGAAACCGTATTTCAACACCAATTTCGAGAGATGGTCGAGCGAATTCACATCCAAATAGCGATCATTCAGTCGGTCAATCTCTTCGGCCGGAAGGCCAAGAACCTTTCCCAATTCACGGTTCACCGAACGGTCTTTGAAGGTCGAATAAGAACCCTGCAACGCGGCTTTCGGATAACGCTCGAAAATGTAGCGTGTCACATCCTCGCGGTCGCGCCACGAGAAATCGATGTCGAAATCGGGCGGATTTTTCCGCGATGGATTGATGAAACGCTCGAAATAGAGGTCGAGCTCGATGGGGTCCACATCGGTGATACCTATTATATAGGCTACCATGCTGTTGGCACCGCTGCCGCGCCCAATGTGGAAATAACCCTGTCGCTTGGCGTAGTTGACAATGTCGTGGTTGATGAGAAAGTAGCTGAAGAACTTTTTCTGTTCGATAATGTCCAACTCCTTTTGCAAGCGCTCCAAAACCGTTCGGTTCACGTTCGGATATCGGTATTTCAAATTGTCTTGGCAGAGTTGTTCCAGTCTCTCTTTGTCCTCTTGAAACGAACCCAAAAAATGCCGTTGATTGTTCGAAACAGCATAATTGCCGAACTCGAAATTCACCTTGCAATCCTGCAAAAGCCGTTCAGTGTTTTGGATGATGTGTGGGAATTCGGCAAAGGCATCGCGCAGCATATCGCAACTCCAGAACGTGTCTTTCTCGGTGGCTTGCTGTTCAATAGGCAATCGGCTCAGAAGGCAATTCTGGTCGATGGCGCGTAGCAGTCGATGTGTGTTGAAATCGTGCTTGCTACGGAAAGTCATCGGTTGTAGCACCACCAGTTTTTCCTTCTGATCTACCCATGGCGAAAACCGCAGGCGCATCAGTTCGCTTGGTGCAACACCCACAAATTCGTTTTCCTTCAGCTTTCTTTTTGTAGCGTTCGCAAGCGGATAAATGGTGTAAGCGTGGGAGAATTCTGGCGCTTCGTTTAAAACCTCTTCGTTATACATCAACTGCTGCGAAAGATGCTTGTTGATCTCTCTGTAGCCTTCATTATTTCGCGCCAGCGCCACATACTTGGTCTGTGTTTTTACTTTGAAATCGACACCAACAACAGGATGAAGATCGAACTCGCGGGCGTGGCGCAGAAACTCCAAACACGCGGCTGAAGAATTCACATCGGTCAACGCCACAGACCGTGCTCCCGCTCGAACCGCGATCTTGAGCAGTTCTTCAGGTCTTACCGTTCCGTAATGGAAACTGTAATATGAGTGGCAGTTGGTGAGCACTTAGTGCAGATGTTAGATTTTAGTATTAAGACATGAGGCTTCATCACTTCAACGCTTCATTAAGTCTATATTATCGACATACTTTAGTTCATAATATAGACCATATTTATTTCTGTCAGGCATCAATAACTGTTTTTCGGTGACTGCTTCCAGCGTATTTCTATTTTTACCCAAAGCTTAAGCCTTGCGCCAATTCATCGTAGCCTTTATTATCTCGATGCTGACCTTGGGTCAGAACTTCGCGCAGCAATACAATTTCAAGAAATTTTCGATTGAGGAAGGCTTGCCACGCAGCGGGGTTTACTGCCTACTGGAAGATAGTCGCGGGTTTTTATGGGTTGGAACCGAAGGTGGCGGATTGGTACGATTTGACGGTCGTGAGTTCGTGACATTCACCAATGGAAATGGGCTTTCTGGAAACACGGTCCGGTCGTTATTCGAAGATGAAAATGGCATGCTGTGGATCGGAACCGATGGCGATGGACTGTGTCGATATGACGGACAGAATTTCAAAACATTCACGCAAGAAAATGGCCTCAGTAACGACTACGTGCGCTGCATAACGCAAGATGGAAAGGGCGATATCTGGATTGGAACCTACGGTGGCGGATTAAATCGGTTGCACTTCGATAAAGACTCGCTAACCGTAGCTGTTTTTGATACTGACGGACCGCTGAAAAGCAATAATGTGCGCTCCTGCCTGAAGACCGAAAAGAACGAACTATGGTTTGGAACAGATGCTGGATTGTATCAGCTGAAAGATGAAAAATGGACGCTTTTCGATGACTCTTCAGGCTTGCCAGGTAATCGCATTCTGGCGCTTTACCAAGATCAATCGAACAATCTATGGATCGGCACAGAGAACGGAGCTGCGAAAAAAACAGCTAACGGATTTCTGAATTACACAGAAAAGGATGGATTGATCAGTGATCGTATCCGTGGAATTTCGCAGGATGACCTCGGAAACATGTGGTTCGGTACGCAGGATGGCGTTTCGCGATTTGACGGAAAACGCTTCCTCTCATTCACCGAAAAGAACGGACTGAGCAACGATCGTATTCGTCATATCATCACCGACCGTTCGGGCAACATGTGGTTTGCAACGTATTTCGGTGGTATCTGCCGATTTTCCGGGGAAGAATTCATCCATTTTACAGAACAGGACGGAATCAGTAGCAATCAACTGTTATCTGTTT from Flavobacteriales bacterium harbors:
- a CDS encoding tetratricopeptide repeat protein; the protein is MKNIVLFAVCIGISFGSLAQSTDLQVAFKKSYANETKSDFTAAIKDLKAVYSETSYETNLRLGWLHYSAGLFTESMAYYTKAIDLMPASVEAKFGYVYPAAAVGNWDQVKNQYESILRIDAKNSQAHYRLGLIYYGREEFDKALQHFQVGFNLYPFDYDFNLMMAWTSLKMGKMREAKVLFNKVLLLSPDDQSAIEGLSLIK
- a CDS encoding tetratricopeptide repeat protein, encoding MRSAVVTLLFVLFALLGHSQEWSDKAQYDAYMKGDWQQVIELGKLARKAGADYYYIRVRNGYANYQLGRFHQAEKEFEKALEFNSGDVFSKRYSYWSSYYAGNVSTALVKSGQMSPPEQDTIQVIKPKFFTAISALGGYRVSTSQNFVGNMPYVSAYLDHQIGKRITLHHGVSYLNQTRTSFINRLNSTVWQVGYLATVGIQVAKHTTIAPSFVMQYWQTDGFKVYDLSATLAVRQQFGNMNTTLIGGYFQDTDTTKYMVGGSFTWYPLHNLKLYSITSGGYNFGGAAPNPFVKQTIGGQLFKKVWLSSSFNWNHQVLVFEDIGLDFANNSVDRLNWKWSLSPVFYPLPKLALSLTYSIESRQYYRLGELGIANISDPYNFHSFYVGLNYNF
- the dnaE gene encoding DNA polymerase III subunit alpha, whose amino-acid sequence is MLTNCHSYYSFHYGTVRPEELLKIAVRAGARSVALTDVNSSAACLEFLRHAREFDLHPVVGVDFKVKTQTKYVALARNNEGYREINKHLSQQLMYNEEVLNEAPEFSHAYTIYPLANATKRKLKENEFVGVAPSELMRLRFSPWVDQKEKLVVLQPMTFRSKHDFNTHRLLRAIDQNCLLSRLPIEQQATEKDTFWSCDMLRDAFAEFPHIIQNTERLLQDCKVNFEFGNYAVSNNQRHFLGSFQEDKERLEQLCQDNLKYRYPNVNRTVLERLQKELDIIEQKKFFSYFLINHDIVNYAKRQGYFHIGRGSGANSMVAYIIGITDVDPIELDLYFERFINPSRKNPPDFDIDFSWRDREDVTRYIFERYPKAALQGSYSTFKDRSVNRELGKVLGLPAEEIDRLNDRYLDVNSLDHLSKLVLKYGFRIQSFPNHTTVHSSGILIPELDIHSYSATFLPPKGFPTTQFDMHVAEDVGLHKFDILGQRGLGKIKDSISIIRENQGVEVDVHDIPRFKEDPSIKKLLKHGKTVGAFYVESPAMRMLLTKLKAEDYNRLVAASSIIRPGVSKSGMMREYILRFQDEARRKAAEAELPEMYAILHDTFGVMVYQEDVLKVAHIFAGLTLEEADVLRRGMSWKFRERNEFGKIKDRFFNNCIAKGHPQETIQKIWEQIMSFGNFAFAKGHSASYAVESFQALFLKAHYPLEYMVATVNNGGGFYSQELYLHEAKMHGAIINLPCVNRSNSGATIYGKDIFIGLEMIAGFEAGTMKQLLIERHQNGVFQDLRDVAKRVPISLEQLRILIRVGALRFTGLDKKALLWDAHFLLGHTKVSKPEKKLFDADVKEFKLPELWYHKLENAYDEMELLGFLVTISPFDLIDRTGLPTTTAAEIHQRVNETVEIIGYRVHIRGTHTSDGKYMTFGNLIDLEGQWINSVQFPNVATRYPFRGPGIYKLRGKVTEEFGHISLETSYVERIPNLSIETPNTRVADSALA